From a single Alkalihalophilus pseudofirmus genomic region:
- a CDS encoding cell wall-binding repeat-containing protein, producing the protein MKKATFLASALLGASIFVAGCSEETHTDHEPAMEQEMDENMNEEIEHEGMDHGDMDHDQMDSDDSNEDAHQSHNNQGEKTDDAEEPHSFNEAATEQLLVSNTKNITRLNEDNPITLSIHVSQMIWPSTHEENQPGTVILAPVNNWQYSLAALTLVHHPNDGPILYYDEEINDDVLNELNRLNPKGNNEGIEVLAVGELSESERSKLTAFEVKTINENNPAAFAQMVEEEFSKTIDTVEEAVIIGSMEDTAKEYTLTAANWISHMNESLLYVNSDTIPEETKEALAQREGSAQIYVLGPEEMINQSVVSALEEYGDVVRIEGENAVSQSIEMASFKDTETGFGWGITEPGHGLVFASTASPELAIAAAPFAHLGKHAPMIWLDEGELTQDLYNYLAQVKPEFQEDPTEGPYNHGYLLGTFDTISFNTQGILDEKLEIVSADGDGHGQH; encoded by the coding sequence ATGAAAAAAGCAACTTTTCTAGCATCTGCCTTATTAGGTGCTTCCATATTTGTAGCAGGCTGCAGCGAGGAAACGCATACGGACCATGAGCCTGCTATGGAACAAGAGATGGATGAGAATATGAACGAAGAAATAGAACATGAGGGAATGGATCACGGTGATATGGATCATGATCAAATGGACAGTGACGACTCCAATGAAGATGCCCATCAAAGTCATAATAATCAAGGTGAAAAAACGGATGATGCAGAGGAACCACATTCATTTAACGAGGCTGCAACCGAACAGTTACTCGTATCAAACACAAAAAATATTACAAGGTTAAATGAAGATAATCCGATAACATTGTCTATTCATGTATCTCAGATGATCTGGCCTTCTACACATGAGGAAAATCAACCGGGCACCGTTATTTTAGCTCCAGTTAATAATTGGCAGTATTCTTTAGCTGCTTTAACTTTAGTACATCATCCAAATGACGGCCCTATTCTTTATTATGATGAGGAAATAAATGATGATGTATTAAATGAATTAAACCGTCTAAATCCAAAAGGTAATAATGAAGGAATTGAAGTGTTAGCTGTCGGGGAGCTTAGCGAGTCTGAACGAAGTAAATTAACTGCATTTGAAGTGAAAACGATTAACGAGAACAACCCAGCGGCGTTCGCACAAATGGTAGAAGAAGAGTTTTCAAAAACAATTGATACTGTAGAAGAGGCAGTCATCATTGGTTCGATGGAAGACACTGCAAAAGAATATACGCTCACTGCAGCGAATTGGATTTCTCATATGAATGAATCACTTTTGTATGTGAATAGTGATACGATTCCAGAAGAAACAAAAGAAGCCTTAGCACAAAGAGAAGGTTCGGCCCAAATATATGTGTTAGGACCAGAAGAAATGATTAATCAATCAGTTGTAAGCGCACTAGAAGAGTATGGTGATGTTGTACGTATAGAAGGTGAGAATGCGGTCAGTCAATCAATTGAAATGGCTTCTTTTAAAGACACGGAGACTGGTTTTGGGTGGGGGATCACAGAACCTGGACACGGCTTAGTGTTTGCTTCGACTGCCTCACCAGAGCTCGCCATTGCAGCGGCACCATTTGCCCATTTAGGCAAACATGCTCCAATGATCTGGCTCGATGAAGGAGAACTTACTCAAGATCTTTACAATTATTTGGCTCAAGTAAAGCCTGAATTTCAGGAAGATCCAACAGAAGGACCTTATAATCATGGATATCTGCTAGGTACCTTTGATACAATATCATTCAATACACAAGGAATACTAGATGAAAAATTAGAGATTGTCTCAGCTGATGGAGACGGTCATGGTCAACATTAA
- a CDS encoding globin-coupled sensor protein, which translates to MKLLFKQRKKQSELLEEMDTLTYDDVVLDVSPEVALQLKMIHLTKEDLVRIRAIQPLIHEHIEEIVDQFYKNLYQNPSLTSIIEDHSSVDRLKKTLKRHIEEMFAGKMDAAYIEQRNRIAHAHVVIGLEPKWYMCAFQDLYTSIAVMIKEHAVDTSECLDAMLSVSKILNIEQQLVLEAYENENERNRQKDLEERHELQLKVNTTAEELAAISEETSASIDELKAKSEDVHRYSTEGTAASSQVESLSKEGKDKLQEQYLKVKEVDQYMEKISSEMELLKDVSEKINDIVGLVQSIADQTNLLALNAAIEAARAGEMGKGFSVVASEVRKLAEQTKASVSEVSGLIVSTKERIGSVSSYMSTIDELVKNSANGLSSTNEFFDRIVTQTETTKEQNRNVDQEIKKIAHVIEEINDAAYQLATTANELNMITHHLD; encoded by the coding sequence TTGAAGCTGTTATTTAAACAACGTAAAAAGCAATCTGAATTATTAGAAGAAATGGATACACTTACCTATGATGATGTAGTGCTAGATGTATCACCAGAAGTGGCACTCCAATTAAAAATGATTCATTTAACAAAAGAAGATTTAGTTCGAATTAGAGCAATCCAACCGCTTATTCATGAGCATATTGAAGAGATTGTCGATCAGTTCTATAAAAATCTATATCAAAATCCTTCACTTACATCGATTATTGAAGATCACAGCTCTGTAGACCGGCTAAAGAAAACATTGAAGAGACATATTGAGGAAATGTTTGCTGGGAAAATGGATGCCGCTTACATAGAGCAGAGAAATCGGATTGCTCATGCGCATGTAGTAATTGGTCTTGAGCCGAAGTGGTATATGTGTGCATTTCAAGATTTGTATACATCGATTGCAGTAATGATCAAAGAGCATGCGGTGGATACTTCTGAATGTCTGGATGCAATGCTCTCTGTATCCAAAATTTTAAATATTGAGCAGCAGCTCGTACTTGAGGCTTATGAAAATGAAAATGAGCGTAACCGCCAGAAAGATCTTGAAGAACGCCACGAGCTTCAGTTGAAAGTGAATACGACTGCTGAAGAGCTTGCAGCGATCTCAGAGGAAACGAGTGCGTCGATTGACGAGTTGAAAGCAAAGTCAGAAGATGTGCATCGTTACAGCACGGAGGGGACAGCTGCCTCATCTCAAGTGGAGAGCCTATCGAAAGAAGGAAAGGATAAGCTTCAAGAACAGTATTTAAAAGTAAAAGAAGTCGATCAATACATGGAGAAAATTTCATCTGAAATGGAATTATTAAAAGACGTTTCAGAAAAAATTAATGATATTGTAGGGCTTGTCCAATCTATTGCTGATCAAACGAATTTACTTGCGTTAAATGCAGCGATTGAGGCAGCCCGTGCAGGAGAAATGGGTAAAGGCTTTTCTGTTGTAGCAAGTGAAGTCAGAAAGCTTGCTGAGCAGACGAAAGCGTCCGTAAGTGAAGTGTCTGGCTTAATCGTGTCTACAAAAGAACGGATAGGTTCTGTATCGTCCTATATGTCTACCATTGATGAACTTGTTAAAAATAGTGCCAATGGTTTATCTAGTACGAATGAATTTTTCGACCGTATTGTCACTCAAACAGAAACGACGAAAGAACAGAACCGGAATGTCGATCAAGAAATTAAGAAGATCGCTCATGTTATTGAAGAGATTAATGATGCAGCCTATCAGCTTGCAACAACTGCTAATGAATTGAATATGATTACGCATCATCTTGACTAA
- a CDS encoding 3-hydroxyacyl-CoA dehydrogenase, with amino-acid sequence MRVKNKTFLVSGGASGLGEATVRMIVLNGGQAVIADLDSTKGEDLVTELGEAVTFVKTDVTNDEDAKSAVAHAVSHFQTLHGLINCAGVGIAKKVLGKRGLHGVETFQKVMQVNLIGTFSMIQHAAEVMKENEPNREGERGVIINTASVAAFDGQIGQAAYAASKGGVVSMTLPLARELSAFGIRVMSVAPGIFETPMFATLPEAAKQSLGQMTPFPNRLGHPKEYADLVQHIITNPMLNGEVIRLDGAIRMQMK; translated from the coding sequence ATGAGAGTAAAGAACAAAACGTTTCTAGTGTCAGGAGGCGCATCAGGCCTTGGCGAGGCGACAGTACGGATGATCGTTTTAAATGGAGGTCAAGCGGTGATTGCGGACCTAGATTCGACGAAAGGCGAAGACTTAGTAACTGAACTAGGAGAAGCAGTCACATTTGTCAAAACAGATGTGACAAACGATGAAGATGCAAAAAGTGCAGTCGCTCATGCTGTTTCCCATTTTCAAACGTTGCACGGTCTCATCAATTGCGCAGGCGTAGGAATCGCCAAAAAAGTGCTAGGTAAGAGAGGGCTTCACGGGGTCGAAACCTTCCAAAAGGTCATGCAGGTGAATTTAATCGGTACTTTTTCAATGATTCAACATGCAGCAGAGGTGATGAAAGAGAATGAGCCGAACCGTGAAGGAGAGCGAGGAGTCATTATTAATACAGCATCTGTTGCTGCTTTTGACGGACAAATTGGGCAAGCTGCCTATGCTGCCTCAAAAGGTGGAGTAGTCAGCATGACATTGCCTCTAGCTAGAGAGCTTAGCGCATTTGGCATCCGAGTGATGTCGGTAGCACCAGGAATATTTGAAACGCCGATGTTTGCTACGCTTCCAGAGGCCGCTAAGCAATCACTAGGTCAAATGACCCCATTCCCCAATAGACTCGGTCATCCGAAAGAGTATGCCGATCTCGTTCAGCATATTATTACAAACCCGATGTTAAATGGGGAAGTGATCAGGCTGGACGGGGCCATTCGAATGCAGATGAAATAA
- a CDS encoding thiolase family protein encodes MREVVIVEAVRTPLGKRKGALSNLRADELLALPLKELVERTNIDPAEIEDVIAGCVSQVGEQAPDIARLAALIAGYPIEVPGVTIDRQCGSSQQAVHFAAQAIASGDMDVVVAAGVEHMTRVPMFSNVQGSSYSKKLSDKYELLHQGVSCERMVEKWELTKEELDQFSLNSHKKAVSAWEAGHFDREVMPIQYTAEDGSVIELTKDEGPRADTTLEALQSLKTVFKEEGGTITAGNASQMSDGAAAILLMSREKAEALGLKPRCKITARSVVGSDPTLMLTGPIPATQKVLKKAGLTIEDMDLYEVNEAFAPVPLIWAKEVGADLNKLNPNGGAIALGHPLGASGARVMTTLLHELERTGGRYGLQAICEGFGMANATIIERLD; translated from the coding sequence ATGAGAGAAGTAGTTATTGTAGAAGCAGTAAGAACTCCCCTAGGAAAAAGAAAAGGTGCCTTATCAAACCTCCGTGCAGATGAACTATTGGCGCTGCCTTTAAAAGAGCTTGTTGAGCGGACGAACATTGATCCGGCAGAAATTGAAGATGTAATTGCCGGCTGTGTGTCGCAAGTAGGAGAGCAGGCACCAGATATTGCACGGCTGGCAGCGCTTATTGCAGGCTATCCGATTGAAGTACCTGGTGTGACGATCGACCGTCAATGCGGCTCAAGCCAGCAAGCCGTTCATTTTGCTGCGCAAGCGATTGCTAGCGGTGATATGGATGTCGTCGTTGCAGCCGGAGTTGAGCATATGACGCGGGTTCCAATGTTTTCAAATGTTCAAGGAAGCTCTTACAGTAAAAAGCTAAGCGACAAATATGAACTCCTTCATCAGGGAGTATCATGTGAACGGATGGTCGAAAAATGGGAATTAACAAAAGAAGAATTGGATCAGTTCTCGTTAAACAGTCATAAAAAAGCAGTAAGTGCTTGGGAAGCTGGCCATTTCGACCGTGAAGTGATGCCGATTCAGTATACGGCAGAAGACGGATCAGTTATTGAGCTGACAAAAGATGAAGGCCCAAGAGCAGATACAACACTTGAAGCATTGCAATCTTTAAAAACAGTGTTCAAAGAAGAGGGCGGCACCATTACAGCGGGAAATGCAAGTCAAATGAGCGACGGGGCGGCAGCAATTCTACTCATGTCACGTGAAAAAGCAGAGGCTTTAGGTCTTAAACCACGCTGTAAAATTACAGCACGGAGCGTAGTCGGCTCTGATCCAACACTTATGCTGACCGGACCAATCCCAGCTACGCAAAAAGTATTAAAGAAAGCGGGCTTAACGATTGAGGACATGGACCTTTATGAAGTAAATGAAGCCTTCGCTCCCGTGCCGCTTATTTGGGCGAAGGAAGTAGGGGCGGACTTAAATAAACTAAACCCTAACGGTGGAGCGATAGCTCTTGGCCACCCGCTTGGAGCAAGCGGTGCTCGTGTGATGACGACTTTGCTCCATGAGCTTGAACGTACAGGAGGACGCTACGGCCTGCAAGCCATTTGTGAAGGTTTTGGAATGGCGAATGCGACGATTATTGAACGACTAGACTGA
- a CDS encoding CaiB/BaiF CoA transferase family protein, whose translation MVLSKQGILDSIKIIDFTNYLPGPFASLRLGNMGAQVIKVEPPHGDPARHLSTMHESVGVIYAATNWNKQSIHLNLKDPANQERALQLIKNADVVIESFRPGVMEKFGLHFERLKEMNPGLIYCSISGYGQHTDHQSGFGSHDINYMAESGILSLLSDENEKPVHPHIQFADYMGGMYASEQILAALVSRGVNGYGQYVDISLVDALFSMLGAHELIYRETGRTDGVDELNGQYVCYSIYETKDGRYMAIGALEQKFWSNFCTAVHQPNWRHRGQDRRDEVHSIASEVTALFKSRTLDEWTQFAKKVDCCLSPVLTINEAVSSPLIHERGLIEMLTEERARIRTSPANQPNKRKERSI comes from the coding sequence ATGGTTCTGTCTAAACAAGGAATACTTGATTCAATAAAAATCATTGATTTCACAAATTATCTCCCTGGTCCTTTTGCCTCTTTACGGCTTGGAAACATGGGGGCACAAGTAATTAAAGTAGAACCTCCGCATGGTGATCCTGCCCGGCACCTGTCTACGATGCATGAAAGCGTGGGAGTTATTTATGCCGCAACGAACTGGAATAAACAATCGATTCACCTTAATTTAAAGGACCCCGCAAATCAAGAAAGAGCCCTGCAGCTCATTAAGAATGCGGATGTTGTAATTGAGTCATTCAGGCCTGGTGTGATGGAGAAATTCGGCCTTCATTTCGAACGGCTGAAAGAAATGAATCCTGGCTTAATATATTGTTCAATCTCTGGCTACGGGCAGCATACAGATCATCAAAGCGGGTTTGGCAGCCATGATATTAATTACATGGCAGAGAGCGGGATATTATCTTTGTTATCTGATGAAAATGAGAAGCCTGTTCATCCCCATATTCAATTTGCCGATTATATGGGCGGAATGTATGCTTCTGAGCAAATTCTTGCGGCCCTAGTCAGCCGCGGTGTGAATGGATACGGGCAATATGTAGATATCAGTCTTGTCGATGCCTTATTTTCAATGCTTGGTGCCCATGAGTTAATTTACCGGGAAACTGGACGTACTGACGGAGTAGATGAACTGAACGGTCAGTATGTATGTTATTCCATTTATGAGACGAAGGACGGGCGCTATATGGCAATAGGGGCGCTTGAGCAGAAATTTTGGAGTAACTTTTGTACAGCTGTTCACCAGCCGAACTGGAGACATAGAGGACAAGACCGGCGGGATGAGGTGCATTCAATTGCAAGTGAAGTCACTGCTCTGTTTAAAAGCAGGACGTTAGATGAATGGACGCAATTTGCTAAGAAAGTCGATTGCTGCTTGTCCCCAGTCCTGACCATAAACGAGGCGGTGTCTTCGCCGCTTATTCATGAACGAGGGCTGATTGAGATGCTTACAGAAGAGAGAGCAAGAATTCGCACATCACCAGCTAACCAACCTAACAAAAGAAAGGAACGATCAATATGA
- a CDS encoding acyl-CoA dehydrogenase family protein, translating into MGTASFLKEEHMIFRKAVRSFLEKEIKPHYEKWEKDGLIPRDIWYKLGKEGLLCPWLPEEYGGMGADFGYSFVLIEELERIGSSLVGVPLHNDVVVPYLWHYGNEEQKKRWLPKCATGEAVTAVAMTEPGTGSDLQAIKTTAILDGDSYVLNGSKTFISNGLHGDLFVVVCKTDPKAEPARAGISLLVVDGNSEGFIKGKKLDKVGLRSQDTLELTFEDVRVPKENLLGEAGKGFYYLMEQLQQERLIVAIAAVTAAEVTLDSTLTYVKERKAFGKPVGSFQHNQFTLVELATKGEIGRTFLHSLVERHMRGEDVVKEVSMAKWWLTDLAKETVSTCVQLHGGYGYMEEYEVARRSRDIPVSAIYAGTNEIMKTIIAKKMGL; encoded by the coding sequence ATGGGTACAGCATCTTTTTTAAAAGAAGAGCATATGATTTTTCGTAAAGCGGTTCGGAGTTTCCTAGAAAAAGAGATCAAACCTCATTATGAAAAATGGGAGAAGGATGGACTCATTCCTAGGGATATTTGGTACAAGCTTGGTAAAGAAGGACTTTTATGTCCATGGCTTCCTGAAGAGTACGGCGGAATGGGAGCTGATTTTGGCTACTCCTTTGTCCTAATCGAAGAACTAGAACGCATTGGTTCAAGTCTAGTAGGAGTTCCATTGCATAATGATGTGGTTGTTCCTTATTTATGGCATTACGGTAATGAAGAGCAAAAGAAGCGCTGGCTGCCTAAGTGTGCTACAGGGGAGGCAGTGACAGCCGTTGCGATGACAGAACCAGGGACAGGTTCTGACCTTCAGGCAATTAAAACAACCGCAATATTAGATGGGGATTCCTATGTATTAAATGGCTCTAAAACGTTTATCTCAAATGGCCTCCACGGGGATCTATTTGTCGTCGTTTGTAAAACAGATCCAAAAGCAGAGCCAGCTAGAGCAGGAATCAGTCTTTTAGTCGTAGATGGAAATTCTGAAGGATTCATTAAAGGGAAAAAACTCGATAAGGTCGGACTCAGATCTCAAGACACACTTGAACTCACATTTGAAGATGTCCGTGTACCAAAGGAAAATCTATTAGGAGAGGCCGGGAAGGGTTTCTACTACTTAATGGAGCAGCTGCAACAGGAGAGGCTGATCGTAGCGATCGCAGCCGTTACAGCAGCTGAAGTGACGCTTGATTCTACTCTTACGTATGTAAAGGAAAGAAAAGCATTTGGAAAACCGGTCGGATCGTTTCAACATAATCAATTTACTTTAGTTGAACTAGCAACAAAAGGGGAAATTGGCCGTACCTTCCTTCACTCCTTAGTAGAGCGGCATATGAGAGGCGAGGATGTGGTTAAAGAAGTGTCTATGGCAAAGTGGTGGCTTACTGATCTTGCGAAAGAGACAGTCAGTACGTGTGTCCAGCTGCACGGAGGATATGGATACATGGAAGAGTATGAAGTAGCAAGGCGTTCTAGAGATATTCCTGTGTCAGCAATTTATGCAGGGACGAATGAAATTATGAAAACGATCATCGCGAAAAAAATGGGGTTATAG